In Syngnathus acus chromosome 21, fSynAcu1.2, whole genome shotgun sequence, one genomic interval encodes:
- the xk gene encoding LOW QUALITY PROTEIN: membrane transport protein XK (The sequence of the model RefSeq protein was modified relative to this genomic sequence to represent the inferred CDS: inserted 3 bases in 3 codons; deleted 6 bases in 5 codons; substituted 2 bases at 2 genomic stop codons) — protein sequence MRLPCSIFLSVSLFTAETTAALYLSSTYHSAGDEVWQKLTLLFSLVPSILVQLALIFFHRDLGRDRPFILLLHILQFGPIVRCLEAFWIYGSVGRVEDPYVSITRKKHMSRRGKPEEVERQXGQAEGKLVTHRASFARTTVMQAFLGSAPQLTLQLYICVLQRGVSVGRGTLMAISLLSSTFNGALRCNILAIKIKYDDYQVSLGPSAYLCIFMWRSCEIASRVVVLVLFSSVLKIWVLPVVLVNFLAFFFYPWILFWRSHSPFPQXIEKTLTRXGTAVVLCIAHLCTPASTLFCWSAVQVKLSDPDLINKSQNWYRMVVYYMLRFVGALPCCCXIWYIYRTDFYXSSYQRPLLMMELLGVLGACIFFMLLFYTSCHPCRRLFTPSINRGFKNCRGLLCLSCTTAELTNNPARKPGPGGESRHACTIATFRKMGAAVLDSQVPH from the exons ATGCGACTGCCCTGCTCCATCTTTTTGTCGGTGTCCCTGTTCACGGCCGAGACCACTGCGGCGCTCTACCTGAGTTCCACGTACCACTCGGCGGGGGACGAGGTCTGGCAGAAGCTCACTTTGCTCTTCTCGCTTGTGCCGTCCATACTGGTGCAGCTGGCCCTCATCTTCTTTCACCGGGACTTGGGCAGGGACCGGCCGTTCATCTTGCTGCTGCACATCCTGCAGTTCGGACCCATCGTCAG GTGTTTGGAGGCCTTCTGGATCTATGGCAGCGTGGGCCGTGTGGAGGATCCCTATGTCAGCATTACCAGGAAGAAGCACATGTCCCGCCGGGGTAAGCCTGAGGAGGTGGAGCGCC GTGGCCAGGCTGAGGGCAAGTTGGTGACGCACCGGGCA TCCTTTGCGCGCACCACCGTCATGCAGGCCTTCCTGGGCTCGGCCCCGCAGCTCACCCTGCAGCTCTACATCTGCGTGCTGCAGCGTGGCGTGTCTGTCGGAAGAG GCACTCTGATG GCGATCTCCTTACTGTCCAGTACGTTTAACGGCGCCTTACGCTGCAACATCCTGGCCATCAAGATCAAATACGATGACTACCAAGTGTCCCTG GGTCCGTCAGCCTACCTGTGCATCTTCATGTGGCGCAGCTGTGAGATCGCTAGCCGCGTT GTGGTGCTAGTTCTGTTCAGCTCGGTTCTGAAAATCTGGGTGCTTCCCGTCGTCCTGGTCAACTTCCtggctttcttcttctacCCGTGGATCCTGTTCTGGAGGAGCCACTCGCCCTTCCCCC CCATCGAGAAGACTCTGACAC TggggaccgctgttgtgctgtGCATTGCTCACCTCTGTACGCCGGCATCAACGTTGTTCTGCTGGTCAGCCGTGCAGGTGAAGCTCAGCGACCCGGACCTGATCAACAAGTCTCAGAACTGGTACCGCATGGTGGTGTACTACATGCTGCGCTTTGTCGGAGCATTGCCTTGCTGCTGCTAGATCTGGTACATCTACAGGACCGACTTCTATTAGAGTTCATATCAGCGTCCGCTACTCATGATGGAGCTATTGGGGGTTCTA GGCGCCTGCATTTTCTTCATGCTTCTCTTCTACACGTCCTGTCACCCGTGTCGTCGGCTCTTCACCCCCAGCATAAACCGGGGCTTCAAAAACTGCCGCGGCCTCCTCTGCCTATCGTGCACCACCGCCGAGTTGACAAATAACCCCGCACGGAAGCCAGGGCCCGGCGGCGAAAGTCGCCACGCCTGCACGATTGCAACATTTCGCAAGATGGGGGCTGCAGTGCTTGACTCCCAAGTGCCACATTGA